A single genomic interval of Mangifera indica cultivar Alphonso chromosome 5, CATAS_Mindica_2.1, whole genome shotgun sequence harbors:
- the LOC123216748 gene encoding BAG family molecular chaperone regulator 6-like yields MMPIYVDSCPRQRSQVPSGQYYYPSYDGIPPQMTVDQAKHPMMHGPWSNGSNCGHMIPCYACSNPGNYPVYYSFNPPTSHFPTSPFLHSCGHNPAFTSPYLVNYPLTSHHSVVQPAYGYDKEAQRDYHCCGCPNHVCNQKSDKGVKIEEEEPEIARKNYSLVPIKSKSYPYPVMWIPPEYMKKNFEYGRPLESEVADQNASHSTKSHEDIKSSEKGPAVWNEWFPRDLNRLKPLMHDEDKERTDSQLNEDRMRQFTHPIIWVPSNNGKEEAQKDQGKMNGWFPIDINGLKSLMKSEDEKGRQNQQVEDKRRQFPFPIIWMPSHSEQGQGEKKDERDSNAASISEEPLSSFKFIPVKPSEIDDNKMESENKKNFGGQAKSSQTLESITNQEIDSAKKVEVQRKADNSDETKKVSNGPSKNVDCVVTDNPTETSVRRQLSPQKTSKLPPVCLRVEPLSRKKNGNVSSRSPSPPGSNKREKAEDSPRVSASSSLKGNTLQDAKAQDGFLNKSKEVEPAETERKVVESRRENSVTLPIDSEESILRKSSTEGTEKDSCKFDKDKRGSDGGDMVGAKATEVTKTSHLAGAAEGEGLKMRKNLSDVEAAIRVQSAYRGFGVRRMEPLKKLKQMAEVREQVAEIRDRIQALESCSDLQKNDRERNVIGEMIMRLLLKLDTIQGLHPSLRDIRKALARELVILQEKLDLLSTKKSKGATEVSVDPRIDTSSDVVMQEMQNKRAAIFENSVETSGDNSIEMKEKDQSQLSQSSQIQCQDTSKLSLDNKVGYGRCENEIKESIVVGDVDSQVAELTPNVQLEATAVNGVHDAIKTAKSETEETNEVQSVQLPIVAEEKTSSEVMMGALSQDSCYKTSRVEDEAKVARASDTLLVDDKLQVNELRELPIEMIEEHPAVSKLEEINLTGKEGSEIEDGEMESNMLSGPNVSADVDNMMASEVEVDDKTAATKEPETNLLAELPLGVTEEELAVSAFEEPETNMLAQLPMGVIEDKPAVSAFGEHKQIKAGKDEALCHGEAIDNVATNTTALMEEEDSKKVMLELGEFPVNMASELEEIQPLFSIGEEEKSEQVAVVGERGQEMIDVDDVPSSELAVKNVDTGESEEKKEQIWEQRVNGKKEEKVLLDSQFDGVVYLIDKDKVEDELPAEVESTKEDVLDATPTYQISNNEKDTVMERDQKLIEENAKLREMMEKLMEAGKEQLSVISSLTGRVKDLERKLSRNTKHGIRRYGKTLHSPSNTKLYNNSSKKRAANVAM; encoded by the exons ATGATGCCCATTTACGTGGACTCGTGTCCTCGCCAACGAAGCCAGGTGCCTTCGGGTCAGTATTATTATCCTAGCTATGATGGTATTCCGCCTCAGATGACGGTGGATCAAGCTAAACATCCTATGATGCATGGACCATGGAGTAATGGCAGCAACTGTGGCCACATGATACCCTGTTATGCATGCTCCAACCCTGGCAACTACCCAGTTTATTACAGTTTTAATCCTCCTACCTCTCATTTCCCAACGTCACCATTCCTTCATAGCTGTGGGCATAATCCTGCATTCACTTCACCATACCTAGTCAATTACCCACTTACTTCACACCATTCGGTGGTGCAGCCAGCGTATGGATATGACAAGGAAGCACAAAGAGACTATCACTGCTGTGGCTGCCCTAATCACGTATGCAATCAGAAAAGTGACAAAGGTGTAAAGATTGAAGAGGAGGAGCCTGAAATTGCGAGGAAAAATTATTCATTGGTTCCCATTAAGTCAAAAAGTTACCCATATCCAGTTATGTGGATCCCACCTGAGtatatgaagaaaaattttgagtATGGAAGGCCTCTTGAATCAGAGGTAGCAGACCAGAATGCTTCACACAGCACAAAGTCCCATGAGGATATAAAGTCCTCGGAAAAGGGACCAGCAGTTTGGAATGAGTGGTTTCCTCGGGATTTGAACAGACTTAAACCTTTGATGCACGATGAGGATAAGGAGAGAACAGACAGCCAATTGAACGAGGATAGAATGAGGCAGTTCACACATCCCATTATCTGGGTGCCTTCTAATAATGGGAAAGAGGAGGCTCAAAAGGACCAAGGGAAGATGAATGGATGGTTTCCAATTGACATAAATGGCCTCAAATCCCTGATGAAAAGTGAAGATGAGAAGGGAAGACAAAATCAACAAGTTGAGGATAAAAGGAGGCAATTCCCTTTTCCTATAATCTGGATGCCTTCTCACAGCGAGCAAGGGCAGGgtgaaaagaaagatgaaagggATTCAAATGCTGCTTCAATTTCTGAGGAGCCGCTATCCAGCTTCAAGTTCATTCCTGTGAAGCCTTCAGAGATCGATGATAACAAGATGGAAtctgaaaacaagaaaaattttggTGGTCAGGCTAAAAGTTCACAGACATTGGAGAGCATTACCAATCAAGAAATTGATTCAGCAAAAAAAGTGGAAGTGCAGAGGAAGGCAGACAATTCTGATGAAACTAAGAAAGTGAGCAATGGTCCATCAAAGAATGTGGATTGTGTTGTGACAGACAATCCTACAGAAACCAGTGTGAGAAGACAGTTATCCCCTCAAAAGACATCTAAGTTACCTCCTGTTTGTCTGAGAGTTGAACCtttatcaagaaagaaaaatggcaATGTCAGTTCAAGGTCTCCTAGTCCTCCTGGCTCTAACAAACGAGAGAAAGCAGAAGACTCTCCTAGGGTTTCTGCTTCATCAAGTTTGAAAGGGAACACACTACAGGATGCAAAAGCACAAGATGGTTTCCTGAACAAGAGCAAGGAGGTGGAGCCAGCAGAGACAGAGAGGAAGGTTGTTGAATCTCGGAGGGAAAATTCTGTGACGTTGCCCATTGATTCTGAAGAAAGCATATTAAGGAAATCATCTACAGAGGGAACTGAAAAGGACAGTTGCAAGTTTGACAAGGATAAGAGGGGTAGTGATGGGGGGGATATGGTGGGTGCAAAGGCAACTGAAGTAACTAAAACATCTCATTTAGCCGGAGCAGCTGAAGGTGAAGGACTAAAAATGAGAAAGAATCTGTCAGATGTGGAAGCTGCCATACGTGTTCAGTCTGCCTACCGGGGGTTTGGGGTTAGGAGAATGGAACCACTGAAGAAATTGAAGCAAATGGCTGAAGTGCGTGAACAGGTGGCAGAGATTAGAGACCGTATACAAGCTCTTGAATCTTGTTCTGATTTACAGAAAAATGATAGGGAAAGGAATGTAATTGGAGAAATGATAATGCGGCTTCTTCTGAAATTAGACACCATTCAG GGCTTGCATCCAAGTCTTAGGGACATCAGAAAGGCCTTGGCAAGAGAGCTCGTAATTCTGCAGGAAAAACTTGATCTGTTGTCTACAAAGAAGTCTAAAGGAGCTACTGAAGTTTCTGTTGATCCCAGGATTGACACCAGCAGTGATGTAGTCATGCAGGAAATGCAAAACAAGAGGGcagcaatttttgaaaactctgTTGAGACAAGTGGTGATAATAGCattgaaatgaaagagaaagatcAGAGTCAGCTTTCCCAGAGTTCACAAATCCAGTGTCAAGATACCTCAAAGCTTTCACTTGATAATAAAGTGGGGTATGGAAGATGTGAGAATGAGATCAAAGAATCAATTGTGGTAGGTGACGTGGACTCTCAAGTGGCAGAATTAACTCCAAATGTGCAATTAGAAGCGACGGCTGTCAATGGAGTGCATGATGCGATTAAAACTGCCAAGTCAGAGACAGAAGAGACAAATGAAGTACAGTCTGTTCAATTGCCAATAGTTGCAGAAGAGAAGACCAGCTCTGAGGTAATGATGGGAGCACTATCTCAGGACTCGTGCTATAAAACAAGTAGGGTGGAGGATGAAGCAAAGGTTGCCAGAGCAAGTGATACACTACTTGTGGATGATAAATTGCAGGTGAATGAGTTGAGAGAATTGCCTATTGAAATGATTGAAGAGCATCCTGCGGTTTCCAAGTTGGAGGAAATCAACCTAACTGGGAAAGAGGGGAGCGAGATTGAAGATGGTGAAATGGAATCCAACATGTTATCAGGTCCAAATGTATCGGCTGATGTTGATAACATGATGGCCTCTGAAGTTGAAGTTGATGACAAGACAGCGGCCACTAAAGAGCCAGAAACAAATCTGTTGGCTGAACTTCCTCTGGGTGTAACTGAAGAGGAGCTAGCTGTTTCTGCATTTGAAGAGCCAGAGACAAATATGTTGGCTCAACTTCCAATGGGTGTAATTGAAGATAAGCCAGCTGTGTCTGCATTTGGGGAGCACAAACAAATTAAGGCAGGGAAGGATGAGGCCTTATGCCATGGTGAAGCAATTGACAATGTGGCAACCAATACAACTGCTCTAATGGAAGAGGAAGATTCGAAGAAAGTGATGTTGGAATTGGGGGAATTTCCTGTGAATATGGCATCTGAATTAGAGGAAATCCAACCATTGTTTTCTATAGGAGAGGAAGAAAAAAGTGAACAAGTGGCCGTAGTTGGAGAGAGAGGTCAAGAAATGATAGATGTTGATGACGTGCCCTCTTCCGAATTAGCTGTTAAGAATGTTGACACTGGGGAGTCcgaagaaaagaaagaacaaatCTGGGAGCAGAGAGTAAAtgggaagaaagaagaaaaggtgCTTCTTGACTCACAATTTGACGGAGTAGTGTATTTAATTGACAAAGACAAAGTAGAAGACGAGCTACCTGCTGAGGTTGAAAGCACCAAAGAGGATGTTCTCGATGCTACACCAACTTACCAGATATCTAATAATGAAAAGGACACAGTGATGGAAAGAGATCAGAAGTTAATAGAAGAGAATGCAAAACTAAGAGAGATGATGGAGAAGCTGATGGAAGCAGGAAAAGAGCAGCTGTCTGTGATTTCCAGCTTAACCGGAAGAGTGAAAGATTTGGAGAGAAAGCTGTCCAGGAATACAAAGCATGGAATAAGACGCTACGGAAAAACACTACACTCACCTTCCAACACCAAATTGTATAACAATTCCTCAAAGAAGAGGGCTGCTAATGTTGCTATGTAA
- the LOC123216749 gene encoding uncharacterized protein LOC123216749: MASHILEIILISAQGLKLPSTSKRIQTYALAWVNSSTKLRTRVDRVGGENPTWNDKFLFKVTPEFLSSETSAVSVEIYSTGYLRDHIVGSVRVLVSNIVLSNSIKTPSFTALQIRRPSGRVHGVLNIGAMLMEGSAFAGFNDCDAIGYRDLMGESEKGKRQWLRKSKSMAVDLNAVCNGTESSEYSSCAESPCSDGGDSTTSSSSTASTVLKEWNGSGIPGLAPKQHRMRSISAGMLCGLLINRKYCSSPSDQNLDG, translated from the coding sequence ATGGCATCTCATATTCTAGAGATCATCTTAATCTCTGCGCAAGGTTTGAAGTTGCCTTCTACTAGCAAACGAATTCAGACATATGCCCTAGCCTGGGTTAACTCGTCCACCAAGCTCCGTACTCGAGTAGATCGAGTTGGAGGTGAAAATCCAACCTGGAATGACAAGTTTCTCTTTAAAGTGACGCCAGAGTTTCTTTCCTCAGAAACTTCGGCAGTCTCAGTGGAGATCTACTCCACCGGTTATCTTCGCGATCACATCGTCGGCTCCGTCCGTGTTCTCGTTAGTAACATCGTTCTCTCCAACAGCATCAAGACTCCGTCCTTTACGGCCCTTCAGATTCGCCGTCCTTCTGGAAGAGTTCATGGAGTACTTAACATTGGTGCAATGCTGATGGAAGGCTCTGCTTTCGCCGGATTTAACGACTGCGATGCGATTGGGTATCGTGATTTGATGGGAGAGAGTGAGAAAGGCAAGAGGCAATGGCTGAGGAAATCGAAATCGATGGCTGTTGACCTTAATGCCGTTTGTAATGGAACTGAGTCTTCGGAGTATTCTTCTTGTGCTGAATCTCCTTGTTCGGACGGTGGTGATTCGACGACTTCTTCATCGTCAACTGCATCAACGGTGTTGAAGGAGTGGAATGGAAGTGGAATCCCAGGTTTGGCGCCAAAGCAACATCGAATGAGGTCAATATCGGCAGGTATGTTGTGCGGGCTGTTGATTAATAGGAAGTATTGTTCCAGTCCGTCTGATCAGAACTTGGATGGTTAA